The following are encoded together in the Streptomyces sp. NBC_00358 genome:
- a CDS encoding GlsB/YeaQ/YmgE family stress response membrane protein, with protein sequence MGIIAWILIGLLAGAIAKLLLPGKDPGGIIITMLIGVAGGLLGGWLGKVVFGVDSIDGFFDGSTWIAAIAGSLILLILYRVLTGNRRSHRHA encoded by the coding sequence GTGGGCATCATCGCTTGGATTCTGATCGGGTTGCTTGCCGGTGCCATCGCCAAGCTGCTCCTGCCGGGCAAGGACCCGGGCGGGATCATCATCACCATGCTGATCGGCGTCGCGGGAGGCCTGCTGGGAGGCTGGCTGGGCAAGGTCGTCTTCGGCGTCGACTCGATCGACGGGTTCTTCGACGGGTCGACCTGGATCGCCGCCATCGCCGGATCGCTGATCCTGCTGATTCTGTACCGGGTGCTGACGGGCAACCGCCGGTCGCACCGCCACGCTTGA
- a CDS encoding cysteine desulfurase-like protein: protein MTYDVGALRAEIPALLSGVAHFDGPGGTQTPARVAGAIADVLTGPLSIRGSLTPGEVNAEGLVQGFRQAVADLVGGHPSGVVFGRSATQLTYDVSRTLAKDWAPGDEVVVSRLDHDANIRPWIQAAERAGAQVRWADFDPETGELPPSAVGDLLSERTRLVAVTAASNLIGTVPDVAAISGLVHRYPRALLHVDGVHYAAHAFVDLGRLGADFFVCSPYKFLGPHHGVLTASPELLERLRPDKLLPSTDAVPERFELGTLPYELLAGTTAAIDFLAGLGGDGTGGRRERLRSAFAAIERHEGALRERLEEGLAALPGVTVRSRAADRTPTLLLTFDDRDAAAACAFLAARGVHAPAGSFYALEASRHLGLGDTGGLRVGLSPYNDEGDVERLLEGLASFVRS from the coding sequence GTGACGTACGACGTCGGCGCACTGCGCGCCGAGATCCCCGCCCTGCTGTCCGGAGTCGCGCACTTCGACGGTCCGGGCGGCACGCAGACTCCGGCCCGGGTCGCCGGGGCGATCGCGGACGTACTCACCGGCCCGTTGTCCATCCGGGGGAGCCTGACCCCGGGAGAGGTGAACGCGGAGGGCCTCGTCCAGGGTTTCCGGCAGGCCGTGGCCGACCTGGTGGGCGGTCATCCCTCCGGGGTCGTCTTCGGCCGCAGCGCCACCCAGCTCACGTACGACGTCTCCCGTACGCTCGCGAAGGACTGGGCCCCCGGTGACGAGGTCGTCGTCAGCCGCCTCGACCACGACGCGAACATCCGGCCCTGGATCCAGGCGGCGGAACGGGCCGGCGCCCAGGTGCGCTGGGCGGACTTCGACCCGGAGACGGGCGAACTCCCGCCCTCGGCGGTGGGCGACCTGCTGTCCGAGCGCACCCGGCTGGTCGCGGTCACGGCCGCCTCGAACCTGATCGGGACCGTGCCCGACGTCGCCGCGATCTCAGGCCTGGTCCACCGGTACCCGCGGGCACTGCTCCATGTGGACGGGGTGCACTACGCGGCGCACGCCTTCGTGGATCTCGGCCGGCTCGGTGCGGACTTCTTCGTGTGCTCGCCCTACAAGTTCCTCGGCCCGCACCACGGTGTTCTGACCGCCTCGCCGGAACTGCTGGAGCGGCTGCGGCCGGACAAACTGCTGCCGTCCACCGACGCGGTTCCCGAACGATTCGAACTGGGCACCCTGCCCTACGAGTTGCTCGCCGGCACCACCGCCGCGATCGACTTCCTCGCCGGACTCGGCGGTGACGGGACGGGCGGGCGCAGGGAGCGGCTGCGGTCGGCCTTCGCGGCGATCGAGCGGCACGAGGGCGCGCTGCGCGAGCGACTGGAGGAGGGCCTGGCCGCGTTGCCCGGTGTCACGGTCCGCTCGCGGGCGGCCGATCGCACGCCCACCCTGCTGCTGACGTTCGACGACCGTGACGCGGCCGCCGCCTGTGCGTTCCTGGCGGCCCGGGGCGTGCACGCTCCCGCCGGATCGTTCTACGCGCTGGAGGCGTCCCGGCATCTCGGCCTCGGTGACACCGGTGGTCTTCGCGTCGGCCTCTCGCCGTACAACGACGAGGGCGACGTGGAACGACTGCTGGAGGGCCTGGCGTCCTTCGTGCGCTCGTAG
- a CDS encoding L,D-transpeptidase: MITVRKRHTGLIATAGALALTALGGTSYAATNDTGAHPETQTQTQTQTQAPKTAAQDASDARIRITTGQGVHGVGIDAPVRVTVSNGVLTKVTMTATATGTEVPGTLSADGTSWKPNAPLKQATRYLVAAEAEDAQGRSATTNAAISTVSPANDFLGHLSPENGSTVGVGMPVSFTFDKAIGDKAGVASKIQVSSSSGEQVVGHWLNNSRLDFRPEHYWKPGSTVTVKMDLDGVRKTATFKIGRSQISTVDASTKQMTVVRDGKTIKTIPISSGSAEHPTYNGRMVISEKFRHVHMNASTVGLTEKDGKPSYDIKAVPHAMRLTDSGTFIHGNYWGGNSVFGKVNTSHGCVGLKDVRNAGDGTQPAAWFFDHSLVGDVVIVKNSTDKAKVAPDNGLGDWNMPWSEWVSGSASN, translated from the coding sequence TTGATCACCGTACGCAAGCGACACACCGGGCTGATAGCTACGGCCGGCGCACTCGCACTCACGGCGCTGGGCGGTACCAGTTACGCCGCCACCAACGACACCGGGGCCCACCCGGAAACGCAGACGCAGACACAGACACAGACGCAGGCGCCTAAGACGGCCGCCCAGGACGCTTCGGACGCCCGAATCAGGATCACGACCGGGCAAGGAGTCCACGGCGTCGGGATCGACGCCCCCGTGCGTGTCACCGTCAGCAACGGCGTGCTCACCAAGGTGACCATGACCGCCACCGCGACCGGTACCGAGGTTCCGGGCACCCTGTCGGCGGACGGCACGTCCTGGAAACCGAACGCCCCGCTGAAGCAGGCCACCCGATATCTGGTCGCCGCGGAGGCCGAGGACGCACAGGGCCGCTCCGCCACCACGAACGCCGCGATCTCCACGGTCTCCCCGGCCAACGACTTCCTCGGGCACCTCTCCCCCGAGAACGGCTCGACCGTCGGTGTGGGCATGCCGGTGAGCTTCACCTTCGACAAGGCGATCGGCGACAAGGCCGGGGTGGCGTCGAAGATCCAGGTCAGCTCCAGCAGCGGCGAGCAGGTGGTCGGCCACTGGCTCAACAACAGCCGTCTGGACTTCCGCCCCGAGCACTACTGGAAGCCCGGCTCCACCGTCACCGTCAAGATGGACCTCGACGGTGTCCGGAAGACGGCCACGTTCAAGATCGGCCGGAGCCAGATCAGCACCGTCGACGCGAGCACGAAGCAGATGACCGTCGTACGGGACGGCAAGACGATCAAGACCATCCCGATCTCGTCGGGCAGCGCCGAGCACCCGACGTACAACGGCCGGATGGTCATCTCCGAGAAGTTCAGGCACGTCCACATGAACGCGTCGACCGTCGGCCTCACGGAGAAGGACGGCAAGCCCTCGTACGACATCAAGGCCGTACCGCACGCCATGCGCCTGACCGACTCGGGCACGTTCATCCACGGCAACTACTGGGGCGGCAACTCGGTCTTCGGCAAGGTCAACACCAGCCACGGCTGCGTGGGTCTGAAGGACGTCAGGAACGCCGGCGACGGCACGCAGCCCGCCGCGTGGTTCTTCGACCACTCGCTGGTCGGTGACGTCGTGATCGTCAAGAACTCCACGGACAAGGCCAAGGTGGCCCCGGACAACGGCCTCGGCGACTGGAACATGCCGTGGAGCGAGTGGGTATCGGGCAGCGCGTCCAACTGA
- a CDS encoding SGNH/GDSL hydrolase family protein yields the protein MMFGLVLTGPAHAAGPAYAALGDSYSAGNGAGNYDSSSGDCHRSLSAYPYLWKNAHAPSSFADTSCSGAVTTDVTNNQLAPLNSSTGLVSLTIGGNDAGFSDVMTTCVTGSDTDCVNRVTTAENYARNTLPARLDATYDAIRAKAPNAKVVVLGYPHMYTLNVFCVGLSATKHSKIDEASDVIDSVIAGRAAAHGFVFGDVRTAFGGHELCSSDGWLHSLVVSPSWESYHPTATGHASGYYPVLNANS from the coding sequence ATGATGTTCGGCCTGGTGCTGACCGGCCCGGCGCACGCCGCCGGGCCGGCCTATGCCGCGCTGGGGGATTCGTACTCGGCCGGCAACGGCGCAGGGAACTACGACAGTTCGAGCGGAGACTGCCACCGCAGCCTCAGCGCCTATCCCTACCTGTGGAAGAACGCCCACGCACCGTCCTCGTTCGCCGACACTTCCTGCTCCGGCGCGGTCACCACGGATGTGACGAACAACCAGCTCGCCCCGCTGAACTCCTCCACCGGCCTCGTCTCCCTCACCATCGGCGGCAACGACGCCGGCTTCTCGGACGTCATGACCACCTGCGTGACCGGCTCGGACACCGACTGTGTCAATCGCGTGACCACGGCCGAGAACTACGCCCGGAACACACTCCCCGCTCGCCTGGACGCCACCTACGACGCCATCCGCGCCAAGGCGCCCAATGCCAAGGTGGTCGTTCTGGGCTACCCGCACATGTATACGCTCAACGTCTTCTGCGTCGGCCTCAGCGCCACCAAGCACAGCAAGATCGACGAGGCCTCGGACGTCATCGACAGCGTGATCGCCGGCCGTGCCGCCGCCCACGGCTTCGTCTTCGGAGACGTCCGCACCGCGTTCGGCGGTCATGAGCTGTGCTCCAGCGACGGCTGGCTGCACTCCCTGGTGGTCTCGCCGAGCTGGGAGTCCTACCACCCCACCGCCACCGGCCACGCCAGTGGCTACTACCCCGTCCTCAACGCCAACAGCTGA
- a CDS encoding MerR family transcriptional regulator encodes MSARETAPAADAGVTTGFLARRLGVSPTTLRSWDRRYGLGPAVRADGRHRRWSPDDVAMVGEMCRLTAAGLPPAEAARAAKEAARGSVAVSPLLVGRTPADVRIAEPPTAPAPAPAPAPGPRSPGSRSGTGLPLGDVGPECRGLARAAVRLDALAVQEQLAAAVRTLGLTRAWEDVMVPALRAVGRKWESSGDRYVEVEHLLSWHVSATLRHVYAAAAENGPHAIASPVLLACAPDEQHTMPLEALNSALAELRVPALTLGGAVPSEALMSAVRRLGPPAVVLWSQSRSTANLPLARHIAETRWGVRGARTRSRVLLGGPGWSGPPGPGLLQPRNLAEALRLLTARDD; translated from the coding sequence GTGAGCGCCCGCGAGACCGCACCGGCCGCCGACGCGGGAGTGACCACGGGTTTCCTGGCACGGAGGCTCGGGGTGTCGCCCACGACGCTGCGCTCCTGGGACCGCCGGTACGGGCTGGGGCCCGCGGTGCGGGCGGACGGCCGCCACCGCAGATGGTCTCCCGACGACGTGGCCATGGTCGGGGAGATGTGCCGGCTGACCGCCGCCGGCCTGCCTCCCGCGGAGGCCGCCCGGGCCGCAAAGGAGGCGGCGCGCGGCAGTGTCGCGGTGTCGCCCCTCCTCGTCGGCCGGACTCCGGCCGACGTCCGGATCGCCGAGCCGCCGACGGCTCCGGCTCCGGCTCCGGCTCCGGCTCCGGGTCCGAGATCGCCGGGTTCACGGTCGGGCACCGGGCTGCCGTTGGGTGACGTGGGCCCGGAGTGCCGGGGGCTCGCGCGGGCCGCCGTCCGGCTGGACGCCCTCGCCGTGCAGGAACAACTGGCGGCCGCGGTCCGGACCCTCGGCCTCACCAGGGCCTGGGAGGACGTGATGGTGCCCGCTCTGCGGGCGGTGGGCCGCAAATGGGAGTCCTCGGGGGACCGTTACGTCGAGGTCGAGCACCTCCTGTCCTGGCACGTCTCCGCCACCCTGCGGCATGTCTACGCGGCCGCCGCGGAGAACGGACCGCACGCCATCGCCTCGCCCGTACTGCTGGCCTGCGCTCCGGACGAGCAGCACACCATGCCGCTGGAGGCGCTCAACTCCGCGCTGGCCGAGCTGCGGGTACCCGCTCTGACGCTCGGCGGAGCCGTCCCGTCCGAGGCGCTCATGTCGGCGGTGCGGCGCCTCGGCCCTCCGGCGGTCGTCCTGTGGTCGCAGTCGCGGTCGACGGCGAACCTTCCGCTCGCCCGGCACATCGCCGAGACGCGCTGGGGAGTGCGGGGAGCACGCACCCGGAGCCGGGTCCTTCTCGGCGGACCCGGCTGGAGCGGCCCGCCGGGTCCCGGGCTGCTCCAGCCGCGGAACCTGGCCGAAGCACTCCGTCTGCTCACCGCGCGGGACGACTGA
- a CDS encoding oxygenase MpaB family protein: MRLTGADGGGVRERLGSALFTRVAGPDGPKNRARIHGTPGPRWFGPDRPIRTVHGDASMFIGGLSALLLQSLHPLAMAAVSAHSGFRGDPWGRLQRTSTFLAVTTYGTAESAQEACDRVRAVHERVRGVTSRGTAYHAADPHLLGWVHVAEIDSFLRAHQRYGARPLSGADCDAYVADTARVAAALGVLDAPTNRAELADRLSAYRGEIRATPEARDAARFLLLNPPVPLVARLPYGVLAANAVSLLPTWAAAELRLPRMQLVDSVCVRPLGTAFTSAVRWAMAPQRARSVTPVA, from the coding sequence ATGAGACTGACCGGAGCGGACGGCGGCGGAGTGCGGGAACGGCTGGGCAGCGCCCTGTTCACCAGGGTCGCGGGCCCGGACGGACCGAAGAACCGCGCGCGTATCCACGGCACGCCCGGACCTCGCTGGTTCGGCCCCGACCGCCCCATCCGCACGGTGCACGGAGACGCGTCGATGTTCATCGGCGGGCTCTCCGCGCTGTTGCTCCAGTCGCTCCACCCGCTCGCCATGGCCGCCGTGTCCGCGCACTCGGGCTTCCGCGGGGACCCCTGGGGAAGACTCCAGCGCACCAGCACCTTCCTCGCGGTGACGACGTACGGAACGGCCGAGAGCGCCCAGGAGGCCTGCGACCGGGTTCGGGCGGTCCATGAGCGGGTGCGTGGCGTCACCTCGCGGGGCACGGCGTATCACGCGGCGGATCCGCACCTCCTCGGCTGGGTCCACGTCGCGGAGATCGACAGCTTCCTGCGCGCGCATCAGCGGTACGGCGCCCGTCCGCTGTCCGGTGCCGACTGCGACGCGTACGTGGCGGACACGGCCCGCGTCGCCGCCGCGCTGGGTGTCCTGGACGCGCCGACGAACCGTGCCGAGCTCGCCGATCGGCTGTCCGCGTACCGCGGCGAGATCCGGGCGACCCCGGAAGCTCGCGACGCGGCGCGGTTCCTGCTGCTGAACCCGCCCGTGCCGCTCGTGGCCCGCCTCCCGTACGGCGTGCTCGCCGCGAACGCGGTGTCCCTGCTGCCCACTTGGGCCGCCGCCGAACTACGGCTGCCCCGAATGCAGTTGGTGGACAGCGTGTGCGTACGCCCGCTGGGCACCGCCTTCACATCGGCCGTGCGCTGGGCGATGGCGCCTCAGCGCGCGCGAAGCGTCACGCCGGTCGCGTGA
- a CDS encoding ornithine cyclodeaminase family protein — protein sequence MSELLFLGGAQTRAALDPRRVLDAVATALVAVGRDEVSVPPRIAAHAPGGLLGAMPGHVPGLGLAAKLVSVFADPARPGRSTHRGIVALFDEVDGRPLALMDAESLTEVRTAATATLSARALARPDATQIAVVGTGAQARAQVALLAALDPATPVSVAGRDPERAGSVAALHPAGRVTDSIEAAVREADTVFCCTGAVRPVIRRAWLAPGTHISSVGGSHGPELDADTVRDSSLFAEWHGAATTRPPSGAHELQDLPPERSVILLGSVLGGEHPGRADDGELTLFKSTGHAALDVAAAHVAHEVARAEEWGTRITL from the coding sequence ATGAGCGAGCTCCTCTTCCTCGGCGGGGCGCAGACGCGCGCCGCACTCGACCCGCGGCGCGTGCTGGACGCCGTGGCCACGGCCCTCGTCGCCGTCGGCCGTGACGAGGTCTCGGTGCCGCCGCGGATCGCCGCCCACGCCCCGGGCGGACTGCTCGGTGCCATGCCCGGCCATGTGCCCGGTCTCGGGCTCGCGGCCAAGCTCGTCTCCGTGTTCGCCGACCCGGCACGGCCGGGACGCAGCACGCACCGGGGCATCGTCGCGCTGTTCGACGAGGTGGACGGCCGCCCGTTGGCCCTGATGGACGCCGAGTCACTCACCGAGGTCCGCACCGCGGCGACCGCCACGTTGAGCGCGAGGGCGCTGGCCCGTCCGGACGCCACCCAGATCGCCGTCGTCGGAACCGGTGCCCAGGCCCGTGCCCAGGTCGCGCTGCTCGCGGCGCTCGATCCCGCGACGCCCGTCTCCGTCGCGGGACGCGATCCCGAGCGCGCCGGGAGCGTCGCCGCGCTCCACCCGGCAGGCCGGGTCACGGACAGCATCGAGGCGGCGGTGCGCGAGGCCGACACGGTGTTCTGCTGCACCGGCGCCGTGCGACCGGTGATCCGCCGCGCATGGCTGGCTCCCGGCACGCACATCAGCTCGGTGGGCGGCTCCCACGGGCCCGAACTGGACGCCGACACCGTCCGGGACTCCTCCCTCTTCGCCGAATGGCACGGCGCCGCCACGACCCGGCCTCCCTCCGGCGCCCATGAGCTGCAGGACCTCCCGCCCGAGCGGTCGGTGATCCTTCTCGGTTCGGTCCTGGGCGGCGAACACCCCGGCCGGGCCGACGACGGCGAACTCACCCTGTTCAAGTCGACGGGGCACGCGGCGCTCGACGTCGCCGCCGCGCACGTCGCCCACGAGGTCGCCCGAGCGGAGGAATGGGGCACCCGCATCACCCTGTGA
- a CDS encoding IclR family transcriptional regulator encodes MPEAPRTAVDKALDLVEAVARASQPPRLTDLAEEVGLHRATAYRVLVDLVRRGWVLRAGDRYLPGTAVLQLSSSAARNSLGALARPVLTALSERTGMMVNLQVPEADRSRVIDVVRPDRLAMISSLTGEALPVHRFAGPLALVASLPSADRVPYLRAAEQGGYPLAGPDGLLADIERAERTGFAVEYGRNEQPVASLARAVLTRPGVPVCALTLVGLGAEFDEERLPHLRAHLRNATDELTRILSGPAPSSPSTVTSPSTPASSSTSISTEGPV; translated from the coding sequence TTGCCCGAAGCACCCCGTACCGCCGTGGACAAGGCCCTGGACCTGGTCGAGGCCGTGGCCCGTGCGTCCCAACCCCCGCGTCTGACCGACCTGGCCGAGGAGGTCGGGCTGCATCGCGCGACCGCCTACCGCGTTCTCGTCGACCTGGTCCGGCGTGGCTGGGTGCTGCGCGCCGGTGACCGCTATCTGCCCGGCACGGCGGTCCTGCAACTGTCGTCCTCGGCGGCCAGGAACTCACTCGGAGCGCTCGCCCGGCCGGTTCTCACCGCGCTGTCCGAGCGCACCGGCATGATGGTCAACCTCCAGGTGCCGGAGGCCGACCGCTCGCGCGTGATCGATGTCGTACGCCCCGACCGTCTGGCGATGATCAGCAGCCTGACCGGCGAGGCCCTGCCCGTTCACCGGTTCGCCGGTCCGCTCGCCCTCGTCGCGTCCCTCCCGTCGGCCGACCGGGTCCCCTATCTGCGTGCGGCGGAGCAGGGCGGGTACCCGCTGGCCGGACCCGACGGACTGCTCGCCGACATCGAGCGCGCCGAACGGACGGGATTCGCCGTCGAGTACGGGCGCAACGAACAGCCGGTCGCCTCGCTGGCCCGTGCCGTGCTCACCCGTCCGGGAGTGCCCGTATGCGCCCTCACCCTGGTCGGACTGGGCGCGGAGTTCGACGAGGAGCGGCTTCCGCACCTGCGGGCGCACCTGCGGAACGCGACGGACGAGCTGACGCGGATCCTCTCCGGCCCTGCGCCTTCGTCCCCGTCCACGGTCACGTCGCCGTCCACGCCCGCGTCCAGCTCCACCTCCATCTCCACCGAAGGTCCGGTATGA
- a CDS encoding amidohydrolase family protein: MTDEASGAPAPHAPAVTGAVAVYRGATLFDGTGRPARGSTSIVIDGPVIRAVGDDAEIAGSLPADAQVFDLDGRFVVPGLIDAHQHIATPPDRPAAEVVLRRLVHSGVTAIRDMADDLRQVGDLARATLVGEIPGPDIRYAALMAGPGFFVDPRTHQVSQGETPGAVPWMQAITKDTDLRLAVALARGTHASAIKVYADLDHTTVAAITAEAHRQGVPVWAHATVFPATPGQIVAAGADSVSHVTLLAFEGTDGPLISYKNKPPVEYGRFAAGDDPRIEELFALMRRKGTVLDATAGMWASEALAGEGSEDAARAAANTELAAVLTAQAHRAGVDIATGTDYETDPVDPFPALYDELAFLVNRCGMSPAQVLRSATLIGARSAGAEDIMGSVEAGKLANFVVLDDDPLRDIEHLRSVTLTVKRGRRFERRDFERATGAGPSDRVRTPGAEEPAATHPVEETR, from the coding sequence ATGACGGACGAGGCTTCGGGCGCACCGGCCCCCCACGCGCCCGCGGTGACAGGGGCTGTCGCGGTGTACCGCGGCGCGACGCTGTTCGACGGAACCGGGCGGCCGGCCAGGGGTTCGACGTCGATCGTGATCGACGGCCCCGTCATCCGCGCCGTCGGGGACGACGCGGAGATCGCCGGGAGCCTGCCCGCCGACGCCCAGGTCTTCGACCTCGACGGCCGCTTCGTCGTCCCCGGTCTGATCGACGCGCACCAGCACATCGCGACGCCGCCCGACCGGCCGGCCGCCGAGGTGGTGCTGCGACGGCTCGTCCACAGCGGGGTCACGGCGATCCGCGACATGGCCGACGACCTGCGCCAGGTGGGGGACCTGGCGAGGGCGACGCTCGTCGGCGAGATCCCCGGCCCCGACATCCGGTACGCCGCGCTGATGGCGGGTCCCGGCTTCTTCGTCGACCCGCGCACCCACCAGGTGTCCCAGGGCGAGACGCCCGGCGCGGTGCCGTGGATGCAGGCGATCACGAAGGACACCGATCTGCGGCTGGCCGTCGCGCTGGCGCGCGGAACGCACGCCTCCGCCATCAAGGTGTACGCGGACCTCGACCACACCACCGTCGCCGCGATCACCGCTGAGGCGCACCGCCAGGGCGTCCCCGTCTGGGCGCACGCCACCGTCTTCCCCGCCACGCCCGGCCAGATCGTCGCGGCCGGCGCGGACAGCGTCTCGCATGTCACCCTGCTCGCGTTCGAGGGCACGGACGGACCTCTGATCAGCTACAAGAACAAGCCGCCGGTCGAGTACGGGCGGTTCGCCGCCGGCGACGACCCCCGTATCGAGGAGCTCTTCGCCCTGATGCGGCGGAAGGGCACCGTCCTGGACGCCACCGCGGGCATGTGGGCGAGCGAGGCACTCGCGGGCGAGGGGTCCGAGGACGCCGCGCGGGCCGCGGCCAACACCGAACTCGCCGCGGTGCTCACCGCCCAGGCCCACCGCGCCGGTGTGGACATCGCCACCGGCACGGACTACGAGACCGATCCCGTTGACCCCTTCCCCGCCCTGTACGACGAGTTGGCGTTCCTCGTGAACCGCTGCGGGATGTCGCCCGCGCAGGTGCTGCGCTCGGCCACGCTGATCGGCGCCCGGAGCGCCGGTGCCGAGGACATCATGGGAAGCGTCGAGGCGGGCAAGCTCGCCAACTTCGTCGTCCTGGACGACGATCCGCTGCGGGACATCGAGCATCTGCGCAGCGTCACGCTGACCGTCAAGCGAGGGCGGCGCTTCGAGCGGCGCGACTTCGAGCGCGCCACCGGCGCCGGTCCGTCCGACCGCGTCCGGACCCCCGGGGCCGAGGAGCCCGCAGCGACCCACCCCGTCGAGGAGACCCGATGA
- a CDS encoding dipeptidase — translation MTALPMIINALGQLDNPNAPRSAEAAAELNPSSEQLTIDARTLADASASGLTAVNITLGYTMGDLPPYEHTLHEIAVWDRIIRDNAADLLKVRTVADLHRARAEGRTGVIYGFQNAVAIGEDTGRVATFADLGVRVVQLTYNQANHIGDGSMAPANRGLSDFGRSVVEALDEHRLMVDLSHSGERTCLDAAKMARRPVSINHTGCRALADLPRNKTDEELRLVASRGGFVGIYFMPFLNVSGHATAADVVEHIVHAVDVCGEDHVGIGTDGPVTSIDDLDTYRAHLAEHVALRREAGVGAAGERDDTLPFVLDLRGVDQFRDLVRLLEQRGFGSERIEKILGRNFLDYADRVWAPEVSG, via the coding sequence ATGACCGCCCTGCCCATGATCATCAACGCGCTCGGGCAGCTCGACAACCCGAACGCGCCCCGGTCGGCCGAGGCCGCCGCCGAGCTCAACCCCTCCAGCGAGCAACTGACCATCGACGCACGGACGTTGGCCGACGCCAGCGCCTCCGGCCTCACCGCCGTCAACATCACGCTCGGCTACACGATGGGCGATCTGCCCCCGTACGAGCACACGTTGCACGAGATCGCGGTCTGGGACCGGATCATCCGGGACAACGCGGCCGACCTCCTCAAGGTCCGTACGGTCGCCGACCTCCACCGGGCCAGGGCGGAGGGCCGGACCGGTGTCATCTACGGCTTCCAGAACGCCGTCGCGATCGGCGAGGACACCGGGCGCGTCGCCACCTTCGCGGACCTCGGGGTGCGGGTCGTCCAGCTCACGTACAACCAGGCCAACCACATCGGCGACGGCTCGATGGCACCCGCGAACCGGGGGCTGAGCGACTTCGGCCGGAGCGTCGTCGAGGCCCTGGACGAGCACCGCCTCATGGTCGACCTCTCCCACAGCGGGGAGCGCACCTGTCTGGACGCCGCCAAGATGGCACGACGCCCGGTGTCGATCAACCACACCGGTTGCCGTGCGCTCGCCGACCTCCCCCGCAACAAGACGGACGAGGAACTGCGCCTGGTGGCCTCGCGCGGTGGCTTCGTGGGCATCTACTTCATGCCCTTCTTGAACGTGTCCGGTCACGCGACGGCCGCGGACGTGGTGGAGCACATCGTCCACGCGGTCGATGTGTGCGGCGAGGACCACGTCGGCATCGGCACCGACGGGCCCGTCACGTCCATCGACGACCTCGACACCTACCGCGCCCATCTCGCCGAGCACGTGGCCCTGCGCCGCGAGGCCGGCGTCGGCGCGGCGGGGGAGCGGGACGACACGCTCCCCTTCGTGCTCGACCTGCGCGGAGTGGACCAGTTCCGGGACCTCGTGCGCCTCCTGGAGCAGCGTGGCTTCGGATCGGAGCGCATCGAGAAGATCCTCGGCAGGAACTTCCTGGACTACGCCGACCGGGTGTGGGCCCCGGAGGTCTCCGGCTAG